A stretch of the Saccharolobus caldissimus genome encodes the following:
- a CDS encoding UbiD family decarboxylase has product MEIRKFIEEVRKLGLLKEILGADWNLEIGAITDLNAKRNKYTLLFDEIKGYPKGFRVLTGALLDSKRVGLVLGLSPNLSDIELAKKLRERLNYASKEYMNYDPIIVSDSPLLENIDKEDKINMFKFPAPKWHELDGGRYIGTADAVITKDPDSGWINVGTYRVMLVDKNKLAIFIDSSHHGRMHMEKYLKRGEKCPVAISFGPPLSLFIFSGMEVPAGVSEYNFAGAVVGDRFKVIQGEITGLPIPAESEIAIEGYITGEMTDEGPFGEFMGYYAGGRMKSPVIEVKRVYYRNNPILLGTAPSIPPYDYSYFRCPIRSAMIWEMLDRIGVPNVVGVWAHEVGFSRAFIVISIKQTFAGHATMVGHIVASSPLGVYGGRYVIVVDDDIDPSDLNQVIWAMCTRSDPSNSIDIILNVPSTPLDPMAERRENVKEYTSSRAIIYAVKPFSKLLKNEFPKEVKPSDDLVKRITEKWKEIFEDR; this is encoded by the coding sequence ATGGAAATTCGAAAATTTATAGAAGAGGTTAGAAAGTTAGGTCTTTTAAAGGAAATTCTAGGTGCGGATTGGAATTTAGAAATTGGAGCGATAACAGATCTTAACGCTAAAAGAAATAAATACACTTTATTGTTTGATGAGATAAAGGGTTATCCCAAGGGATTTAGAGTCTTAACTGGTGCCTTATTAGACTCGAAAAGGGTAGGACTAGTTTTAGGTTTATCTCCCAATTTAAGTGACATCGAACTCGCTAAAAAATTAAGGGAGAGATTAAATTATGCTAGTAAAGAATATATGAATTATGATCCGATAATAGTTAGTGATTCACCTCTATTAGAAAATATAGATAAAGAAGATAAAATAAATATGTTTAAGTTTCCAGCCCCAAAATGGCACGAACTTGACGGTGGAAGATATATAGGTACTGCTGATGCAGTTATAACTAAAGATCCAGATTCAGGTTGGATTAATGTCGGGACTTATAGAGTAATGCTAGTGGATAAAAATAAACTAGCTATATTTATAGATTCTAGCCATCACGGAAGAATGCACATGGAGAAATATTTAAAGAGAGGTGAAAAATGTCCAGTAGCTATCTCTTTTGGCCCCCCTTTATCGTTATTTATTTTTTCTGGTATGGAAGTACCAGCTGGAGTTTCTGAGTATAATTTTGCAGGTGCAGTAGTAGGAGATAGATTTAAGGTAATTCAAGGAGAGATAACTGGTTTACCTATTCCAGCTGAGAGCGAAATTGCAATAGAAGGTTATATTACAGGGGAAATGACAGATGAGGGGCCATTCGGTGAATTTATGGGCTATTACGCTGGAGGAAGAATGAAGAGTCCAGTAATTGAGGTTAAAAGGGTTTATTATAGGAATAACCCAATACTTCTAGGTACTGCTCCAAGTATACCTCCTTACGATTACTCCTACTTTCGTTGTCCAATTAGATCTGCCATGATTTGGGAAATGTTGGACAGGATAGGCGTTCCTAATGTAGTAGGAGTATGGGCTCATGAGGTAGGATTTTCAAGGGCATTTATCGTGATTTCAATTAAACAAACTTTTGCGGGGCATGCAACTATGGTAGGGCATATAGTAGCTAGCTCACCATTAGGAGTTTATGGAGGGAGATATGTAATAGTAGTCGATGATGACATAGACCCTTCAGATCTAAACCAGGTAATATGGGCGATGTGTACTAGATCAGACCCTTCTAATTCAATTGATATCATATTAAATGTACCAAGTACCCCGTTAGATCCTATGGCTGAGAGAAGGGAAAACGTTAAGGAATACACTTCATCAAGAGCTATAATATATGCAGTAAAACCTTTCAGTAAGTTACTTAAAAATGAGTTCCCTAAAGAAGTTAAACCTAGTGATGATCTAGTAAAGAGAATAACAGAAAAATGGAAGGAAATATTTGAAGATAGATAA
- a CDS encoding AMP-binding protein: MVFTVEVIKDKKIVVEPNLTNYEEIRRNFSWDKVRKELGYFGNVNAGEIAIHKISDERNKYGLLWISEEGDKRKYTFEELERKGAIFRDVIKEAGVSKGDRVVLMSKRVPALYFSLIGIAMAGGVIVPIFSTFGEEAIRYRVENSGAKVAIVHESLVDKFKNINIKILKISDEAISNESNRAEIYYERRPIDDPFLILYTSGTTGKPKGIWHSQDILTFYYISGKYHFDMHPTDIFWHTGDPAWVAGFAGVWTAWVNNIPIVSFEGRFNAETWYSIIQEFKVSVISTAPTAIRLLKKEGLEVAKKYDLSSVRFIHAGGEYVDPDTVKWGLQIFGVPVHDGYGQTETATYVIANFISMPIKVGSMGKPLPGVEALIVDEEGNPLPPNTQGILALKPNFPAMAKGIWGDEERWRRNFKNGYYLTGDLAYMNEDGYFWYLGRMDDVVKVSGYRVSPIEIESVLTTHPAVAEAGVIAVEDQIRGSKIKAFIVLKKGYEPSEELKKEIQDYVKQKLAAHMVPKEIEFVTELPHTLSGKIMRRVLRSIEIGGQIGDISTLENPEIIKKKEK, translated from the coding sequence GTGGTGTTTACGGTTGAAGTAATTAAAGATAAGAAAATCGTTGTGGAACCGAATCTAACTAATTATGAAGAGATTAGAAGAAACTTCAGCTGGGATAAAGTAAGGAAAGAATTGGGCTATTTTGGAAACGTTAACGCTGGGGAGATAGCAATACATAAAATTAGTGATGAAAGGAATAAATACGGTCTATTATGGATAAGTGAGGAAGGTGATAAGAGAAAATATACATTTGAAGAGCTAGAAAGGAAAGGGGCTATTTTTAGAGATGTCATAAAGGAGGCTGGAGTAAGTAAGGGAGATAGAGTAGTATTAATGTCAAAAAGAGTTCCAGCCCTTTATTTTAGTCTGATAGGAATAGCGATGGCTGGAGGTGTTATAGTACCTATATTCTCGACCTTTGGAGAAGAAGCCATAAGATATAGAGTAGAAAATAGTGGAGCTAAAGTAGCCATTGTTCACGAGTCATTAGTAGATAAATTTAAAAATATTAATATAAAAATATTGAAAATATCTGATGAAGCAATATCTAATGAGTCTAATAGGGCTGAGATATACTATGAGAGAAGACCTATAGATGACCCATTCTTAATCTTATATACATCTGGAACTACTGGTAAGCCTAAGGGAATATGGCATTCTCAAGATATTTTAACATTTTATTACATTTCTGGAAAATATCATTTTGACATGCATCCTACAGACATCTTCTGGCACACAGGTGATCCAGCATGGGTAGCTGGATTTGCAGGTGTCTGGACTGCATGGGTCAATAATATACCTATAGTCTCTTTTGAAGGGAGATTTAATGCTGAAACGTGGTATTCAATCATTCAAGAGTTTAAGGTCTCTGTAATATCCACAGCACCTACTGCAATAAGGCTATTAAAGAAGGAGGGGCTAGAAGTAGCTAAAAAATACGACTTATCTTCGGTTAGGTTTATTCATGCAGGAGGTGAGTATGTTGATCCAGATACTGTGAAATGGGGTCTACAAATATTTGGAGTGCCAGTTCATGATGGATATGGACAAACAGAAACCGCAACCTATGTTATTGCTAACTTTATTTCTATGCCAATAAAGGTTGGATCAATGGGAAAACCTCTTCCGGGAGTAGAAGCTTTAATAGTTGACGAAGAAGGTAATCCTTTACCTCCTAATACTCAAGGTATATTAGCATTAAAGCCTAACTTCCCTGCTATGGCTAAGGGTATATGGGGAGACGAAGAGAGGTGGAGACGTAATTTCAAAAACGGATATTATTTGACTGGAGATTTGGCATATATGAATGAGGATGGCTACTTCTGGTATTTAGGAAGAATGGATGATGTCGTTAAGGTTTCTGGATATAGGGTAAGTCCAATAGAGATTGAGAGCGTTTTAACTACACATCCTGCTGTAGCTGAGGCTGGGGTTATAGCGGTAGAGGATCAAATAAGGGGATCTAAGATAAAGGCCTTTATTGTCTTAAAGAAGGGCTATGAACCTTCTGAGGAACTTAAGAAAGAGATTCAAGATTACGTTAAGCAGAAATTAGCTGCCCATATGGTACCTAAAGAAATAGAATTCGTAACTGAGTTACCCCATACATTAAGTGGAAAAATAATGAGAAGAGTCTTAAGATCTATAGAAATTGGAGGTCAAATAGGAGATATAAGTACGTTAGAAAATCCAGAAATTATCAAGAAGAAAGAAAAGTAA
- a CDS encoding cbb3-type cytochrome c oxidase subunit I codes for MKGLINLLNEVFQLDNKDWITRISIAMISLSLLWGILGIIDALMVRLQELSWGMTQTLILTPQEYYAGIGLHAMRDFFGFAVQLEFAVFIYLSYKLLNFKPRAKWLLNIGFILFNISFMLLEGPIIVYPKFNDNYFSADSWYYLSPYGLPNFSQYIISPLWYFGWELMDIGVYIYVIWLVYHYYLATQTIKGKLPIFGVYVLMTSLMTAIGWSGETAANTWDIFAYYGLIGLDPIANQIAFGILWHSIVYITWMPAVATLYLLIPMLANRPLYSDRMGRISALLYLIFSNNVPIHHLYMVNLPVAIKSLEEVLTYTVVVPSMMTFFNLWVTVKGATFHLNLISAWVIVSFAGAIAAGVTGIANGTVVFDAIIHDTLWVVGHFHAMIFWSIVPAGFATLYYMIPMMIGKNWYSNKLGWMHFIGYLVGTTMIIIGFDALGVTGLIRKPEIYPLISDYVTPEILASIGAIIADLATLLWLINLLLTFIKGKNINVQSINQAINIITATTTVLEWNSISQKLRQHWPKTQDKN; via the coding sequence ATGAAAGGTCTTATAAATCTTCTTAATGAAGTATTCCAGTTGGATAATAAGGATTGGATAACAAGAATAAGTATTGCAATGATATCTTTGAGTCTGTTATGGGGAATTCTCGGAATTATTGATGCCTTAATGGTTAGGCTACAAGAGCTTAGCTGGGGAATGACACAAACTCTAATACTCACACCGCAGGAATATTATGCAGGAATAGGACTTCATGCAATGAGGGATTTCTTTGGGTTTGCGGTGCAGCTAGAGTTTGCTGTATTCATATACCTATCCTACAAATTGTTAAACTTTAAGCCTAGGGCTAAGTGGTTACTCAACATAGGATTCATTCTATTTAACATATCATTTATGTTATTAGAAGGTCCTATCATTGTTTACCCAAAATTTAATGACAATTATTTCTCTGCAGATAGTTGGTATTATCTATCACCTTATGGCTTACCTAATTTCAGTCAATATATAATAAGTCCCTTGTGGTATTTTGGCTGGGAGCTTATGGACATAGGAGTGTATATTTATGTAATCTGGTTAGTTTACCACTATTACCTAGCTACCCAAACTATAAAGGGAAAATTACCAATCTTTGGAGTATATGTATTAATGACTTCACTTATGACAGCAATAGGATGGAGTGGTGAGACTGCCGCAAATACATGGGACATTTTTGCATATTATGGACTGATAGGTCTAGATCCTATAGCAAACCAAATAGCCTTCGGAATACTATGGCATTCCATAGTATATATAACGTGGATGCCTGCAGTTGCAACTTTATACTTACTAATTCCAATGCTAGCAAATAGGCCTTTATATAGTGATAGAATGGGTAGGATATCTGCATTATTATACTTAATTTTCTCTAATAATGTTCCAATTCATCACTTATACATGGTTAACTTACCAGTTGCAATAAAGAGTCTAGAAGAAGTGCTAACTTATACCGTAGTCGTGCCTTCAATGATGACTTTCTTTAACCTATGGGTTACAGTGAAAGGAGCAACGTTTCATTTAAACTTAATATCAGCGTGGGTTATAGTAAGCTTTGCTGGAGCAATAGCAGCAGGTGTTACTGGAATAGCAAATGGCACTGTTGTATTTGATGCAATAATTCATGATACTTTATGGGTTGTGGGACATTTCCACGCTATGATATTCTGGTCTATAGTTCCTGCAGGCTTTGCAACACTTTATTATATGATTCCTATGATGATTGGCAAAAATTGGTATTCTAATAAACTAGGTTGGATGCACTTTATAGGTTACTTAGTAGGTACTACTATGATTATCATAGGCTTTGATGCTTTAGGGGTAACTGGATTAATAAGAAAACCTGAAATTTATCCGCTAATTTCAGACTATGTAACACCAGAGATTTTAGCTAGCATAGGTGCAATTATCGCAGACCTAGCTACTTTGCTCTGGTTAATTAACTTGTTGCTAACATTCATAAAGGGGAAGAACATTAACGTTCAAAGTATTAATCAAGCAATAAATATTATTACTGCAACTACTACGGTCTTAGAATGGAATAGTATTTCACAAAAACTAAGACAGCATTGGCCGAAAACTCAAGATAAGAATTAG
- a CDS encoding helix-turn-helix domain-containing protein, translating to MKGFNTYPLKLVNIYIIHENCWSKYYLNKDLVEILNLIPYPEKNLLRVFAIVSERGYRDITKLKFEERIKEIFNVYRYGNKIFVDLGRDYDNSIFSIITKHNGIVLNTMKYNGGEIWNFLTYEHKINRIIKDLDEIAEIENVNISDNLPLDTLTDKEFKILSLAYEAGYFDYPRKIKARDLANMLGIKQSTLIYHLRNAEKKIIGSFIKNISKD from the coding sequence ATGAAGGGATTTAATACTTATCCTCTAAAACTGGTTAACATTTATATTATTCATGAAAATTGTTGGAGTAAATATTATTTAAATAAAGATTTAGTAGAAATTCTAAATTTAATTCCTTATCCAGAAAAAAATTTACTAAGAGTATTTGCAATTGTCTCAGAAAGAGGATATAGAGATATAACTAAGTTAAAATTCGAGGAAAGAATCAAGGAAATCTTCAATGTTTATAGATATGGTAATAAAATATTTGTGGACTTGGGAAGAGATTATGATAATTCCATTTTCTCTATAATAACTAAACATAATGGAATAGTTTTAAATACTATGAAATATAATGGGGGAGAGATATGGAACTTTCTAACTTATGAGCATAAGATTAATAGAATTATTAAGGATTTAGATGAAATAGCGGAGATAGAAAATGTTAATATAAGCGATAATTTACCGTTAGACACGTTAACTGACAAGGAGTTTAAAATTCTCTCATTAGCATATGAAGCTGGCTACTTTGATTATCCGCGTAAAATTAAAGCTAGAGACCTAGCAAATATGCTGGGCATTAAGCAATCCACATTAATATACCATTTAAGGAACGCTGAGAAAAAGATTATAGGAAGTTTCATTAAAAATATCAGTAAAGACTAG
- a CDS encoding NAD(P)-dependent alcohol dehydrogenase, giving the protein MRAMQILEFGKPLVLRDIDIPKVNYNQVLVKVEANGVCHTDLSVRDGTIYKRVNVKPKLPLTPGHEIAGVVAEVGDNVPLSKGDKVLVNPWIGEGSCYYCRIGEEQYCDNPTWLGINTDGGFAEYVVVPDFKYLYKISNLSPIEAAPLACSGVTVYRALRLANLDPSKSVLIIGVGGGLGSMAVQIAKNVYGSLVIGVDINEEGLKLAERLGADYVFRVNEISEIMRVTENRGVDAIIDLVGSNIEKYYPLLAKLGKYVKVGTFGGTLPQEAGLRLHSMGWQFLGTLTGNQRDFLSVVKLGENGKIKPVVTTLKLEDANKALENLEKNKITGRQVLIP; this is encoded by the coding sequence ATGAGAGCAATGCAAATATTGGAATTTGGCAAACCATTAGTCTTAAGGGACATTGATATACCTAAAGTTAATTATAATCAAGTTTTAGTAAAAGTTGAAGCTAATGGAGTTTGCCACACTGACTTATCTGTTAGAGATGGGACTATATATAAAAGGGTTAATGTTAAACCTAAGTTACCTTTGACTCCCGGTCACGAGATTGCAGGAGTTGTCGCTGAAGTTGGAGATAACGTGCCTCTTTCTAAGGGAGATAAAGTGTTAGTTAATCCTTGGATTGGTGAGGGTTCATGCTATTATTGTAGAATTGGTGAGGAGCAATACTGCGATAATCCTACATGGCTTGGAATCAATACAGACGGAGGTTTCGCAGAATATGTAGTAGTTCCCGATTTCAAGTATTTATATAAGATAAGTAACTTATCCCCTATTGAGGCTGCTCCTCTTGCGTGCTCTGGAGTCACGGTATATAGGGCTTTAAGACTTGCTAATTTAGACCCTTCTAAAAGTGTTTTAATAATAGGTGTTGGAGGAGGTTTGGGTAGTATGGCAGTACAAATAGCCAAGAACGTTTATGGCTCCTTAGTCATAGGAGTCGATATTAATGAAGAGGGGTTAAAATTAGCTGAAAGATTAGGTGCTGATTACGTATTTAGAGTAAATGAGATTAGTGAGATAATGAGAGTAACGGAAAATAGGGGAGTTGATGCAATAATAGACTTAGTAGGTTCTAACATTGAAAAATACTACCCGTTATTGGCAAAGCTAGGAAAATATGTTAAAGTGGGTACTTTCGGAGGAACATTACCACAAGAAGCAGGATTACGACTACATTCCATGGGGTGGCAATTTCTAGGAACTTTAACGGGAAATCAAAGAGACTTCTTATCAGTAGTAAAACTGGGAGAAAATGGAAAAATAAAACCAGTAGTGACAACGTTAAAATTAGAGGATGCAAATAAGGCATTAGAAAATTTAGAAAAAAATAAGATAACTGGTAGGCAAGTATTAATACCGTAA
- a CDS encoding xanthine dehydrogenase family protein molybdopterin-binding subunit has translation MVFKEGLRFVKGNGSYIDDVITKEYKNYFYASIVRSSYAHAKIKSIDVKDAEKLSGVIKVITFNDLKDFLDPFPLSLDLNLEYYPIARDKVVYYGEPVAVIIARDEYIAEDAKELVQIDYEPLKPVISIRDALDSPPIHSNLKSNIILNKTFILGKYEDALRKSSIVIEEKIKFPRYSCTPLETYEVFAKYNGEEYEIFSNFQGPYTIHYLLTKALKSKVVIKGPRDIGGSFGIKSAIYPYMALIAAASRVVNKPLKWIETRHEHLIASSAGAERESIVRIYGDKQGKIYAMEMDLTDNLGAYPRPPEPGNLLRNHGNLTGAYDIEGLKVTYRAVLTNTIPTGLNRGYGGPHLYLALESAIDSFAREIGMDPLEVRLKNVIRNQNYETLTGGKYYGFSCYNVLKRMKEIYDRLYEEVNEERKKGKKVGLGISLIVEPSGTNIGYLDLARESKDYLPKSAAQDIVIVQIDPYAKVKVLVNGTNEGQAHETVISEIVSNRLGISPEDVEVTYNVDTSRPWTISSGSYSSRFTPIIIPALNNALDQLENKLLTAASELLGVQKTDLKIEKGRIRTISGDKSISLRHLVGTLYWDPTKLKGIEGGLSAIGYYQSPYADDLNNGKINSSIAYGCMGHIVEMELEETNLPRILKYYVIHDSGKILNENTARGQIIGSTFHGIEVSLYASLEYDEDGIPIYQTFAEYGVMSAMESPNIEIEHIQSSDEYSAGLGEGGTMAAPPAILNAIRSIIGKSVQRIPLYLILT, from the coding sequence ATGGTATTTAAAGAAGGGTTAAGATTTGTAAAAGGAAATGGTAGTTACATAGATGATGTTATAACAAAAGAATATAAAAATTATTTTTATGCTTCTATTGTCAGATCTTCTTATGCTCACGCTAAAATAAAGTCTATCGATGTGAAAGATGCTGAGAAACTTAGCGGAGTTATCAAAGTAATTACCTTTAACGATCTAAAGGACTTTCTAGATCCCTTTCCTCTCTCCTTAGATTTAAACTTAGAATATTACCCCATAGCTAGAGATAAGGTTGTGTATTATGGAGAGCCAGTAGCAGTAATAATAGCTAGAGATGAATATATAGCAGAAGATGCTAAGGAACTAGTACAGATAGATTACGAACCATTAAAACCGGTAATAAGTATAAGAGATGCTTTAGATAGTCCACCTATTCATTCTAATTTAAAATCAAATATTATCTTAAATAAAACTTTTATATTAGGAAAATATGAGGACGCATTGAGGAAATCCTCAATTGTAATAGAGGAAAAAATTAAATTCCCACGATATAGTTGTACTCCTCTAGAAACATATGAGGTTTTCGCTAAATATAATGGAGAAGAATACGAGATTTTTTCTAATTTCCAAGGTCCCTATACTATTCATTATCTTCTAACAAAGGCCCTTAAGAGCAAGGTAGTAATAAAGGGGCCAAGAGACATTGGAGGATCATTTGGAATAAAAAGTGCAATATATCCTTATATGGCGTTAATAGCTGCAGCAAGTAGAGTTGTAAATAAACCTTTAAAGTGGATAGAAACAAGGCATGAACATTTGATAGCCAGCTCTGCAGGTGCGGAAAGGGAATCAATAGTCAGAATATATGGTGATAAGCAAGGGAAGATTTACGCCATGGAAATGGACTTAACTGATAATCTTGGTGCATATCCTAGGCCTCCAGAACCTGGCAACCTATTAAGAAATCACGGAAACTTAACTGGGGCCTATGACATAGAGGGATTAAAGGTAACATATAGGGCAGTGTTAACTAACACTATACCTACTGGGCTAAATAGAGGTTACGGAGGTCCGCATTTATATCTGGCATTAGAGAGTGCAATAGACTCCTTTGCCAGAGAGATAGGAATGGATCCCTTAGAGGTTAGATTAAAGAACGTGATAAGGAACCAAAATTACGAGACGTTAACCGGTGGGAAGTATTATGGCTTTAGTTGCTATAACGTTCTAAAAAGGATGAAAGAAATATACGACAGATTATATGAAGAAGTTAATGAAGAGAGAAAGAAAGGTAAGAAAGTAGGGTTAGGTATATCTTTAATAGTAGAACCGTCTGGTACTAATATAGGTTATTTAGACCTAGCCAGGGAATCTAAAGATTATCTTCCTAAATCGGCAGCACAAGATATAGTAATCGTTCAAATAGACCCTTACGCTAAGGTAAAGGTTTTAGTAAACGGTACTAACGAAGGTCAGGCTCACGAAACAGTAATTTCTGAAATAGTGTCAAATAGGCTAGGTATAAGTCCAGAAGACGTGGAGGTAACATATAACGTAGATACCTCAAGGCCTTGGACTATTTCATCAGGAAGTTACTCAAGTAGGTTCACTCCAATTATTATACCTGCATTAAATAACGCGCTAGACCAGTTAGAAAATAAGCTTCTTACAGCTGCATCAGAACTTTTAGGAGTTCAAAAGACAGATCTAAAAATTGAGAAAGGAAGAATAAGGACTATTTCTGGCGATAAATCTATATCCTTAAGGCATTTAGTTGGAACGTTATATTGGGATCCTACTAAGTTAAAGGGAATAGAAGGAGGATTATCTGCTATAGGTTATTATCAATCTCCATATGCTGATGATCTAAATAACGGTAAGATAAATTCCTCTATAGCTTACGGTTGCATGGGGCATATAGTTGAAATGGAACTAGAAGAGACCAACTTACCTAGAATATTAAAATATTACGTTATTCACGATTCTGGGAAAATACTTAATGAGAATACTGCTAGAGGTCAAATAATAGGTTCAACCTTTCATGGAATTGAAGTTTCCTTATATGCTTCTTTAGAATATGATGAAGATGGAATACCAATTTATCAAACCTTTGCAGAATACGGTGTAATGTCAGCAATGGAAAGTCCTAATATAGAAATTGAGCATATCCAAAGTAGTGATGAATATTCAGCTGGTTTAGGAGAAGGGGGTACTATGGCAGCACCTCCAGCAATTCTAAATGCAATAAGGTCTATTATTGGTAAGAGCGTCCAAAGAATACCATTATATTTGATATTAACGTAA
- a CDS encoding enoyl-CoA hydratase/isomerase family protein yields the protein MIKMEIDKENKIGKIFIDRPEKMNAITVKMRREIGDRISELDKNPDIRVIIIKGLGGKAFSSGGDVSEFLSLTPDVLIDWGEDLSTSERISKPVIAAIDGYTFGAGLELALSCDIRIATPKSEFSFPEIRLGMVPASGGITRIIKTLGISRATYMLMLGKRIDAQLALQWGIIHEIVEPEKLDERAIEIAKDLASLSSLALKALKKVIHEIADSPLYVGFDIERKTFGLLRYSEDFKEGVESFLNKRKPKFNGR from the coding sequence ATGATTAAGATGGAAATTGATAAAGAGAATAAGATAGGAAAGATATTTATAGATAGACCAGAAAAAATGAATGCAATAACGGTAAAAATGAGAAGAGAAATAGGAGATAGAATATCTGAATTAGATAAAAACCCAGATATAAGAGTTATAATAATTAAAGGTCTTGGAGGAAAAGCATTTAGCTCTGGCGGAGATGTGAGCGAGTTCCTATCCTTAACACCAGACGTACTAATAGACTGGGGCGAGGATCTGTCAACATCTGAAAGAATTTCTAAGCCAGTAATAGCTGCAATAGACGGTTATACTTTTGGTGCTGGGTTAGAACTCGCGTTATCGTGTGACATTAGAATAGCTACCCCAAAAAGTGAATTCAGCTTCCCAGAAATAAGATTAGGAATGGTCCCAGCTAGTGGAGGAATTACTAGAATAATAAAGACTTTAGGTATATCTAGGGCTACATATATGTTAATGTTAGGGAAGAGAATAGATGCGCAACTCGCCTTACAATGGGGTATAATTCATGAAATAGTAGAGCCAGAAAAATTAGATGAAAGGGCAATAGAAATAGCTAAAGATTTGGCTAGTTTATCGTCATTAGCTTTAAAGGCGTTGAAAAAAGTAATTCACGAGATAGCAGATTCTCCCCTATATGTAGGTTTCGATATAGAAAGGAAAACATTCGGACTATTAAGATATAGTGAAGATTTCAAAGAAGGTGTTGAATCCTTCTTAAATAAGAGAAAACCCAAATTTAACGGTAGATAA
- a CDS encoding MFS transporter codes for MKPNDKLTSKHIKWMLATFFTWTFDLYDLFSILLVTPYIAELFFPSKILLLSIAATYASFLTSFIMRPVGATYFGTRISDKLGRKKAISYGIIGLVITATLQGTLPTYAIAGIIAPILLIILRLAEGFFVGGITSGSHTIGPESVPERHRGWVGGMGFAGAGAAYLIASAWFYMTAILFPGPLYLVWGWRVMFFGGLLPLAVLGFVNYLVPESETWERVKNRGKIVKSPVRELFSSKYRRMLGIALLITIGWALMYYIPQGLFPTFLAKVNKLSKPEIGITMIIASVGMLIGPTLGGEISQHIGRKIMSIIGAIIVIAIVAPSFLYLASLTFKSLTNIIFTAFIISLLSDFGGGIVMIYLNELYPTSIRGTGVAFTWNTGFAIAGASPTIISLVLASIGGIPKFPIVMFYSLIIAAIIILIGSLLTPETRGNISKEIEVTTKESV; via the coding sequence ATGAAACCTAATGATAAATTAACAAGTAAGCATATTAAATGGATGTTAGCTACGTTCTTCACATGGACGTTTGACCTTTATGACTTATTTAGCATATTACTTGTTACACCCTACATTGCTGAACTTTTCTTTCCTTCAAAAATATTATTGCTTTCGATAGCAGCGACCTATGCTAGTTTTCTCACATCATTTATCATGAGACCAGTAGGAGCAACTTATTTCGGAACAAGAATTTCAGATAAATTAGGAAGGAAAAAGGCAATCTCCTATGGCATCATAGGTCTCGTAATTACGGCAACGTTACAAGGTACATTACCGACTTACGCTATAGCTGGAATTATAGCACCCATATTACTTATTATACTAAGGTTAGCGGAAGGATTTTTCGTAGGAGGAATAACGTCTGGCAGCCACACCATAGGCCCAGAATCTGTTCCAGAAAGACATAGAGGCTGGGTGGGTGGAATGGGATTTGCTGGAGCTGGTGCGGCATATTTAATAGCCTCAGCTTGGTTCTATATGACTGCAATATTATTCCCTGGCCCCTTATACCTAGTATGGGGATGGAGAGTAATGTTTTTTGGAGGGCTACTTCCATTAGCCGTTTTAGGCTTTGTTAACTACTTAGTCCCAGAAAGCGAAACTTGGGAAAGAGTAAAGAACAGAGGAAAAATCGTAAAATCTCCAGTAAGAGAACTATTTTCATCTAAGTATAGAAGAATGTTAGGGATTGCTTTACTAATAACTATTGGTTGGGCGTTAATGTATTATATCCCTCAAGGTCTATTCCCTACTTTCCTTGCTAAGGTTAATAAATTAAGTAAGCCAGAGATAGGAATAACAATGATAATAGCGTCTGTAGGTATGTTAATAGGTCCTACCTTAGGTGGAGAGATATCACAACATATAGGTAGAAAAATTATGTCTATTATAGGAGCTATTATAGTTATTGCAATAGTAGCACCTTCATTCTTATATTTGGCTTCTTTAACCTTTAAAAGTTTAACTAATATAATTTTTACAGCATTTATAATATCATTATTAAGTGATTTTGGTGGCGGAATAGTAATGATCTATCTAAATGAATTATATCCAACTAGTATAAGAGGTACCGGTGTAGCCTTTACGTGGAATACTGGATTCGCAATAGCTGGAGCATCGCCAACTATTATTAGCCTAGTCTTAGCATCAATAGGCGGAATACCTAAATTTCCCATCGTTATGTTTTACTCCCTTATAATAGCCGCAATTATAATTTTAATAGGATCGTTACTTACTCCAGAAACAAGAGGAAATATATCTAAGGAAATAGAGGTTACTACTAAGGAGAGCGTTTAA